From a region of the Actinomadura luzonensis genome:
- a CDS encoding molybdopterin oxidoreductase family protein, whose protein sequence is MNRPVKTHCPYCALQCGMEIGPGLAVRPRTDIPANASGALCQKGWTAAELLTNGERLTTPLLHGEPVEWDVALDHVAHRLSAIRAEHGPDAVAVFGGGGLTNEKAYTLGKFARVALGTSQIDYNGRFCMSSAAAASIRAFGLDRGMPFPVTDLAGADIVLLAGGNVAETMPPFVRHLDGPRLIVIDPRRTQTAKLAWLHLQPTPGTDLALALGLLHLVLAEGLVDEEYVAARTTGFEDVRTSLAEWWPERVERVTGVPVHQMRQAVRAMAAASSAYVLTGRGAEQQAKGTDTVSAFINLALALGLPGRPGSGYGCVTGQGNGQGGREHGQKADQLPGYRKIDDPAAREHVAGVWGVPAASLPGPGRSAYELLDALGTPGGPRALLLFGSNPVISAPAAEHVAERIAALDLLVTCDFVMSETAAMADVVFPVTQWAEERGTMTNLEGRVLLRDRATAPPAGVRSDLDVIAGLAARLGHSFATDPAEVFDELRRASRGGPADYSGITYERIAEEKGVFWPCPEPGHPGTPRPFLDRFAHPDGRARFVPVRHRPAAEEPDEDYPVYLSTGRVLAHYQSGAQTRRIAALVQAAPEPFVELHPDLAERLEIAPGDVVRVTSRRAEAKAVARISDAIRRDTVFMPFHWEGANRLTNPALDPTSRMPEFKVCAVRVERDS, encoded by the coding sequence GTGAACCGGCCGGTGAAGACGCACTGCCCGTACTGCGCCCTGCAGTGCGGCATGGAGATCGGTCCCGGGCTCGCCGTCCGGCCGAGGACCGACATCCCCGCCAACGCCTCGGGCGCGCTGTGCCAGAAGGGCTGGACGGCGGCCGAGCTGCTCACCAACGGCGAGCGGCTGACCACGCCCCTCCTGCACGGCGAGCCGGTCGAGTGGGACGTCGCGCTCGACCACGTCGCCCACCGGCTGTCCGCCATCCGCGCCGAGCACGGCCCCGACGCCGTGGCCGTGTTCGGCGGGGGCGGCCTGACCAACGAGAAGGCCTACACGCTCGGCAAGTTCGCCCGGGTCGCGCTCGGCACCAGCCAGATCGACTACAACGGCCGCTTCTGCATGTCCTCGGCCGCCGCCGCCTCCATCAGGGCGTTCGGCCTGGACCGCGGGATGCCCTTCCCCGTCACCGACCTCGCCGGCGCCGACATCGTGCTGCTGGCCGGCGGCAACGTCGCCGAGACCATGCCGCCCTTCGTCCGGCACCTCGACGGTCCCCGCCTGATCGTCATCGACCCGCGCCGCACCCAGACCGCCAAGCTGGCCTGGCTGCACCTCCAGCCCACGCCCGGCACCGACCTCGCGCTCGCCCTCGGGCTGCTGCACCTGGTCCTCGCCGAGGGGCTGGTGGACGAGGAGTACGTGGCCGCCCGCACCACCGGCTTCGAGGACGTGCGCACCTCCCTCGCCGAATGGTGGCCGGAGCGGGTGGAGCGCGTCACCGGCGTGCCGGTCCACCAGATGCGGCAGGCGGTGCGGGCCATGGCGGCGGCCTCCAGCGCGTACGTGCTGACCGGCCGCGGCGCCGAGCAGCAGGCCAAGGGCACCGACACGGTCAGCGCCTTCATCAACCTCGCGCTCGCGCTCGGCCTGCCCGGCCGCCCGGGCTCCGGCTACGGCTGCGTGACCGGCCAGGGCAACGGCCAGGGCGGCCGGGAGCACGGCCAGAAGGCCGACCAGCTCCCCGGCTACCGCAAGATCGACGACCCGGCGGCGCGCGAGCACGTCGCCGGCGTGTGGGGCGTGCCGGCCGCGTCGCTGCCGGGGCCGGGGCGGTCGGCGTACGAGCTGCTGGACGCGCTCGGCACCCCTGGCGGGCCGCGGGCGCTGCTGCTGTTCGGCTCCAACCCGGTGATCTCCGCCCCCGCCGCCGAGCACGTCGCCGAGCGGATCGCCGCCCTGGACCTGCTCGTGACCTGCGACTTCGTGATGTCCGAGACCGCGGCGATGGCCGACGTGGTCTTCCCGGTCACCCAGTGGGCCGAGGAACGCGGCACCATGACCAACCTCGAAGGCCGCGTCCTGCTCCGCGACCGGGCCACCGCCCCGCCCGCCGGGGTGCGCAGCGACCTGGACGTCATCGCGGGCCTCGCCGCGCGGCTCGGCCACAGCTTCGCCACCGACCCGGCCGAGGTGTTCGACGAGCTGCGCCGCGCCAGCCGGGGCGGCCCCGCCGACTACTCCGGCATCACCTACGAGCGCATCGCCGAGGAGAAGGGCGTCTTCTGGCCCTGCCCCGAGCCCGGCCACCCGGGCACGCCGCGCCCCTTCCTCGACCGCTTCGCGCACCCGGACGGCCGGGCCAGGTTCGTGCCCGTCCGGCACCGGCCCGCCGCCGAGGAGCCCGACGAGGACTACCCCGTCTACCTCAGCACCGGCCGGGTGCTGGCCCACTACCAGAGCGGCGCGCAGACGCGCAGGATCGCGGCGCTCGTGCAGGCCGCGCCCGAGCCGTTCGTCGAGCTGCACCCCGACCTCGCCGAGCGGCTGGAGATCGCCCCCGGCGACGTGGTGCGGGTCACCAGCAGGCGCGCCGAGGCCAAGGCCGTCGCCCGCATCAGCGACGCCATCAGGCGCGACACCGTATTCATGCCCTTCCACTGGGAGGGCGCCAACCGGCTCACCAACCCGGCACTCGACCCGACGTCGAGGATGCCGGAGTTCAAGGTCTGCGCGGTCAGGGTGGAGAGGGACTCATGA
- a CDS encoding FAD-dependent oxidoreductase has protein sequence MRLVVVGNGMAGSRLVSEVRTRDPHIRITIFGAETCQPYNRVLLSNVLAGSSRPDQVRLLDASWYAAHDVEAVFGDAVAHLDRETRHVVTESGRREPYDLLVLATGSDAIVPPIPGVERAVPFRTLDDCERILGAARDARRAVVVGGGLLGIEAARGLAGRGLPVTLLHLAGHLMERQLDVEAGQVLGETLAGLGVETRTGVTAEAVLDDGVRLAGGELVEADLVVLACGVRPVTGLAAEAGLEVRRGVVVDDELRTDDPSIFAIGECAEHDGTVYGLVAPAWEQAAVAADVITGGKALYRGSRLVTRLKARSVELAAMGETHLTEEHAEVVRFSHRARGTYRKLVIRDGRLVGAILLGESDAVGTLTQLFDRGGPVPGDRAGLLFPGLSAAPVADSPTLMPDAAKVCQCNNVTKGQIRACWEAGARDVAGVAAATRATTGCGTCRDAVEGIVGWLCEQEGISV, from the coding sequence ATGAGGCTCGTCGTCGTGGGCAACGGGATGGCCGGGTCGCGGCTCGTCAGCGAGGTGCGCACCCGCGACCCCCACATCAGGATCACCATATTCGGCGCGGAGACGTGCCAGCCGTACAACCGGGTGCTGCTGTCCAACGTGCTGGCCGGCAGCTCCCGCCCCGACCAGGTGCGGCTGCTCGACGCCTCCTGGTACGCCGCGCACGACGTCGAGGCGGTCTTCGGCGACGCCGTCGCGCACCTCGACAGGGAGACCAGGCACGTCGTCACCGAGAGCGGCCGGCGCGAGCCGTACGACCTGCTGGTGCTGGCCACCGGCAGCGACGCCATCGTGCCGCCGATCCCCGGCGTGGAGCGGGCCGTCCCGTTCCGCACGCTCGACGACTGCGAGCGCATCCTCGGCGCCGCCAGGGACGCCCGCCGGGCCGTGGTCGTCGGCGGCGGGCTGCTCGGCATCGAGGCCGCCCGCGGCCTGGCCGGGCGCGGCCTGCCGGTCACGCTGCTGCACCTGGCCGGCCACCTCATGGAGCGTCAGCTCGACGTCGAGGCCGGGCAGGTGCTCGGCGAGACGCTGGCCGGGCTCGGCGTCGAGACCCGCACCGGCGTCACCGCCGAGGCCGTGCTGGACGACGGCGTCCGCCTGGCCGGCGGCGAACTGGTCGAGGCCGACCTCGTCGTGCTGGCCTGCGGCGTCCGGCCGGTCACCGGCCTGGCCGCCGAGGCCGGGCTGGAGGTGCGCCGCGGCGTCGTCGTGGACGACGAGCTGCGCACCGACGACCCGTCGATCTTCGCGATCGGCGAGTGCGCCGAGCACGACGGCACCGTCTACGGCCTGGTCGCCCCCGCCTGGGAGCAGGCCGCCGTCGCCGCCGACGTCATCACCGGCGGCAAGGCGCTCTACCGCGGCTCGCGGCTGGTCACCCGGCTCAAGGCGAGGAGCGTCGAGCTGGCCGCGATGGGCGAGACGCACCTCACCGAGGAGCACGCCGAGGTGGTCAGGTTCAGCCACCGGGCCCGCGGCACGTACCGCAAGCTCGTCATCCGCGACGGCCGCCTGGTCGGCGCGATCCTGCTGGGCGAGAGCGACGCCGTCGGCACGCTCACCCAGCTCTTCGACCGCGGCGGGCCGGTGCCCGGCGACCGGGCCGGGCTGCTGTTCCCCGGGCTGTCGGCGGCCCCGGTGGCCGACAGCCCGACGCTGATGCCGGACGCGGCCAAGGTCTGCCAGTGCAACAACGTCACCAAGGGACAGATCAGGGCGTGCTGGGAGGCCGGCGCGCGTGACGTGGCCGGAGTGGCCGCCGCCACCCGCGCCACGACCGGCTGCGGCACCTGCCGCGACGCCGTGGAAGGCATCGTCGGCTGGCTGTGCGAGCAGGAAGGGATTTCGGTATGA
- the nirB gene encoding nitrite reductase large subunit NirB, whose amino-acid sequence MRKLVVVGYGPTAHRLVETLRDRGFDGRVTVIGEEPRPAYDRVHLTSYLSGTTLEDLTYDVPEGTVTRLNTRVTGIDRQARHVVTADGGVEPYDVLVLATGSAPFVPPVPGAEHAYVYRTIEDLDAIRKAAKDAAEGVVVGGGLLGLEAADALRALGLKAHIVEMSPWLMPRQVDEGGGAVLKQHIEGLGLAVHAGAGVQEVVTDGEGQVTGLRKPDGTLVEAQVVVFSAGIRPRDELARAAGLEVGERGGVVVDPGMRTSDPSIYAVGECALAGGMIYGLVGPCNTMAEVAADRILGGSATFEGADMSTKLKLLGVEVAQFGAMTGALDVTYMDPVGGVYKKLFISDDARTLLGGICVGDASPYTSLRPFVGKALPASPSDLLFSGAGANLDLPDEAQVCSCNNVCAGDIRTAVADKGVTDVPGLKACTRAGTTCGSCVPMLKQLLEKSGVEVSKALCEHFTYSRAELFDIVRVREITTFSQLIAEHGQGRGCDICKPAVASILASLHNGHVLEGERAALQDTNDAFLANIQKNGTYSVVPRIPGGEITPEKLIVIGEVARDYGLYTKITGGQRIDLFGARVEQLPEIWRRLVDAGFESGHAYGKALRTVKSCVGSTWCRYGVQDSVGLAIDLELRYRGLRSPHKLKSAVSGCARECAEARSKDFGIIATEKGWNLYVAGNGGFKPRHADLLAGDLSTEELIRTIDRFLMFYIRTADRLQRTAAWLESLEGGLDYLREVIMEDSLGICADLDAQMAHHVATYADEWSATLEDPDKLRRFVSFVNAPGVPDPSIVFESERGQIKPVMAR is encoded by the coding sequence ATGAGGAAGCTCGTCGTCGTCGGGTACGGGCCGACGGCCCACCGGCTCGTCGAAACCCTCAGGGACAGAGGGTTCGACGGGCGCGTCACCGTGATCGGGGAGGAGCCCCGCCCCGCCTACGACCGGGTGCACCTGACCTCCTACCTGTCGGGCACCACGCTGGAGGACCTCACCTACGACGTGCCCGAGGGCACCGTCACCCGGCTGAACACCCGCGTCACCGGCATCGACCGGCAGGCGCGGCACGTGGTGACCGCCGACGGGGGCGTGGAGCCGTACGACGTGCTGGTGCTGGCCACCGGCTCGGCGCCGTTCGTGCCGCCGGTTCCCGGCGCGGAGCACGCTTACGTCTACCGCACGATCGAGGACCTGGACGCCATCAGGAAGGCCGCCAAGGACGCGGCCGAGGGCGTCGTGGTCGGCGGCGGCCTGCTGGGCCTGGAGGCCGCGGACGCGCTGCGCGCGCTGGGGCTGAAGGCGCACATCGTCGAGATGAGCCCCTGGCTGATGCCGCGGCAGGTGGACGAGGGCGGCGGCGCGGTGCTGAAGCAGCACATCGAGGGCCTGGGCCTCGCCGTGCACGCCGGCGCGGGCGTCCAGGAGGTCGTCACCGACGGCGAGGGCCAGGTCACCGGGCTGCGCAAGCCGGACGGGACGCTGGTGGAGGCACAGGTCGTGGTGTTCTCGGCGGGCATCAGGCCGCGCGACGAGCTGGCCCGCGCCGCCGGGCTGGAGGTGGGCGAGCGCGGCGGCGTCGTGGTCGACCCGGGCATGCGCACCTCCGACCCGTCGATCTACGCGGTCGGCGAGTGCGCGCTGGCCGGCGGCATGATCTACGGCCTGGTGGGGCCGTGCAACACGATGGCCGAGGTGGCCGCGGACCGCATCCTGGGCGGGTCGGCGACGTTCGAGGGCGCCGACATGTCCACGAAGCTCAAGCTGCTCGGCGTGGAGGTCGCGCAGTTCGGGGCCATGACGGGGGCGCTGGACGTCACCTACATGGACCCGGTGGGCGGCGTCTACAAGAAGCTGTTCATCAGCGACGACGCGCGGACGCTGCTCGGCGGCATCTGCGTGGGCGACGCCTCGCCGTACACCTCGCTGCGGCCCTTCGTCGGCAAGGCGCTGCCGGCCTCGCCGTCGGACCTGCTCTTCAGCGGCGCGGGGGCGAACCTGGACCTGCCGGACGAGGCGCAGGTCTGCTCCTGCAACAACGTGTGCGCGGGCGACATCCGCACGGCCGTCGCCGACAAGGGCGTCACGGACGTGCCGGGGCTGAAGGCGTGCACCCGCGCGGGGACCACCTGCGGCTCGTGCGTGCCGATGCTCAAGCAGTTGCTGGAGAAGTCGGGCGTCGAGGTCAGCAAGGCGCTGTGCGAGCACTTCACGTACTCGCGGGCCGAGCTGTTCGACATCGTCCGGGTGCGGGAGATCACCACGTTCTCGCAGCTCATCGCCGAGCACGGGCAGGGGCGGGGCTGCGACATCTGCAAGCCCGCGGTGGCCTCCATCCTGGCCTCGCTGCACAACGGGCACGTGCTGGAGGGCGAGCGGGCCGCGCTCCAGGACACCAACGACGCCTTCCTCGCCAACATCCAGAAGAACGGCACGTACTCGGTCGTGCCGCGCATCCCGGGCGGTGAGATCACGCCCGAGAAGCTGATCGTCATCGGCGAGGTGGCCCGCGACTACGGCCTCTACACCAAGATCACCGGCGGTCAGCGCATCGACCTGTTCGGCGCGCGCGTGGAGCAGCTCCCGGAGATCTGGCGGCGGCTGGTGGACGCGGGGTTCGAGTCCGGCCACGCCTACGGCAAGGCGCTCCGCACCGTGAAGTCGTGCGTCGGCTCCACCTGGTGCCGCTACGGCGTGCAGGACTCGGTGGGCCTGGCGATCGACCTGGAGCTGCGCTACCGGGGCCTGCGCTCGCCGCACAAGCTGAAGTCCGCGGTCTCCGGCTGCGCCCGCGAGTGCGCGGAGGCCCGTTCGAAGGACTTCGGGATCATCGCCACGGAGAAGGGCTGGAACCTGTACGTGGCGGGCAACGGCGGCTTCAAGCCGCGTCACGCCGACCTGCTGGCCGGCGACCTGTCCACCGAGGAGCTCATCAGGACCATCGACCGGTTCCTGATGTTCTACATCCGCACGGCCGACCGCCTGCAGCGCACCGCCGCCTGGCTGGAGTCGCTGGAGGGCGGCCTCGACTACCTGCGTGAGGTGATCATGGAAGATTCGCTGGGCATCTGTGCCGACCTGGACGCGCAGATGGCGCACCACGTCGCCACGTACGCCGACGAGTGGTCGGCGACGCTGGAGGACCCGGACAAGCTGCGGCGGTTCGTCAGCTTCGTCAACGCCCCCGGCGTGCCCGACCCGTCCATCGTGTTCGAGTCCGAGCGCGGCCAGATCAAGCCGGTGATGGCCCGATGA